The Candidatus Deferrimicrobiaceae bacterium sequence TCGGGGTCGCATATCCGCCGTTGTCGCGCTTGCGAGTGAACTCGGAGATCAGCTGGGATTCGTTTCCCAGGATGATGTACCGCTTGATGTTGTTTTCGAGCTCGCGCACGTTGCCGGGCCAGGTATAGGAGAGAAACATCTCCATCAACCGGGGAGAGATGGGAACCGGTTCGCGATTGTACATCTCGGAATAGCGGTGCAGAAAATAATCGGACAGCAAGGCGATGTCGTCCTTGCGCTCCCGCAGGGGCGGAATCACGATGTTGACGACGTTGATCCGATAAAAGAGGTCGCGTCGGAACCGCCCCTCGTCGACCATGCGCTCGAGGTTCTTGTTGGTGGCGGTGAGGATGCGGCAGTTGGCCTTGACTTCTTTCTCGCCCCCGATCCGGTAGTACTGCTTTTCCTGCAGCACGTGAAGCAGCTTGCTCTGCAGGTCGAGATGCATCTCGGTAATCTCGTCGAGGAAGATGGTGCCGTTCTGCGCCATCTCGAACCGGCCGTATTTCCGGCGGTGCGCGCCCGTGAAAGCCCCCTTTTCGAAGCCGAACAGCTCGCTTTCGAGCAGCTCGCGGGGGAGTGCCGCGCAATTGACCTTGATGAAGGGCTCACCGCTCCGGTCGGACTCCTTGTGGAGGGCGCGCGCCATCAGCTCCTTGCCGGTGCCGGATTCGCCGGAGATGAGGACGGTGATGTCGGTGTTGGCCACCTGGTCGACGGTCGCCTGGAGCTTGGTCATCTGCTCGCCCAGGGAAAACAGCAGCTGATATTCCTCGTCGACCCGCACCTTGGTCTTGAGCTCCTGGAGCTCCCACTTGGCCTGGCTGTTCTCGAGCGCCATCTGGATCTTGAGCGCCAGCTCTTCTCCGTGGAACGGTTTCTTGATGTAGTCGCTGGCGCCATCCTTCATGGCCCGGACGACTTCCTCGACGTCGGACTGCCCGGAAACCATGATGATGGGGGTGGTCGGGGAATGGCCCTTGAAGGGCTTGATCAGGTCGACGCCGCTGCCGTCGGGCAGAAAGATGT is a genomic window containing:
- a CDS encoding sigma-54 dependent transcriptional regulator; its protein translation is MTPHLVLLVDDDPVFTQFTKNLLEEKGHKVITAFNKAEAESAFLLHPFSCVVLDIFLPDGSGVDLIKPFKGHSPTTPIIMVSGQSDVEEVVRAMKDGASDYIKKPFHGEELALKIQMALENSQAKWELQELKTKVRVDEEYQLLFSLGEQMTKLQATVDQVANTDITVLISGESGTGKELMARALHKESDRSGEPFIKVNCAALPRELLESELFGFEKGAFTGAHRRKYGRFEMAQNGTIFLDEITEMHLDLQSKLLHVLQEKQYYRIGGEKEVKANCRILTATNKNLERMVDEGRFRRDLFYRINVVNIVIPPLRERKDDIALLSDYFLHRYSEMYNREPVPISPRLMEMFLSYTWPGNVRELENNIKRYIILGNESQLISEFTRKRDNGGYATPTEMDAVAPAGLRDFRDEAYSTEGGRSTAFTSYAPTPNAGHASPPPENATLKEVAKLAQRNAERVLIERVLGQTRWNRRKAATILDISYKALLYKIKECGLDEA